The following DNA comes from Bacteroidota bacterium.
TATAATCCAGTTCACACCTCAATGTACCAGTAGTTTCTTCTTTATAAGCTTTCGACATATTTTTGGCTTCATTTTTTTTAAGAAAATGTACCAATGCGCTGCTTTCCTGAGGTGGTTTGTTTTTCACAACAGCCCAATATGTTTTTTTGATCTCTTTTGTTTTAAACATTTCATTGAGTCGTGTTAATGCTTTGCTCGTTCTCGCGAACAGAACAACGCCGCTAACTGGCCTGTCTATGCGGTGTGTGACACCTAAAAAAACATCACCTGGTTTATCATATTTTTCTTTCAGGTATTTTTTTACGAAATCTCCCATTGGGGCATCCCCGGTTTTGTCGCCTTGCACAATATCCGATGGTCGTTTATTAACGGCTATAATGTGGTTATCTTCGAAGAGGACCTGTATAGGTGATTCAGTTTTAATACTGCTCATTTTTATTGGGGAAGTCCTTTGTCTTAACGTCTTTAATATAATTTTTTACAGCGGTGGTCATGCTGCCATACAGATCGGCATACCTGCGTAAAAAGCGGGGGCTGAATTCCTTGTTGATTCCCAGCATATCGTGTAATACCAATACCTGCCCGTCAACGCCGCCTCCCGCGCCAATACCAATAACAGGTATGGTAATTTCACTTGCTACATTTTCGGCCAGCTTAGCCGGGATCTTTTCAAGCACGACGGCAAAGCAGCCGGTTTGTTCAAGTATTTTGGCATCTTCCATCAGTTTTGTGGCTTCCATTTGTTCCTTCGCACGAACGGTATACGTGCCGAATTTATAAATGGATTGCGGCGTAAGTCCTAAATGACCCATAACAGGTATTCCGGCTGATAAAATACGCTCAATAGATTCTTTTACTTCTTGTCCTCCTTCCAGCTTAACAGCATGAGCACCTGATTCCTTCATAATGCGTATAGCGGATTGTAAGGCTTCCTTTGAATTTCCCTGGTACGAACCAAAAGGCAGATCAACGACAATAAGCGCGCGATCAACAGCACGGACAACTGATGTAGCATGGTATATCATCTGGTCAAGTGTAATGGGAAGGGTTGTTTCATTTCCTGCCATTACATTTGATGCCGAATCGCCAACGAGTATAACATCAATGCCGGCATTATCAATGATCTGTGCCATCGAATAATCATATGCGGTCAGCATTGATATTTTTTCACCCTTTTGTTTCATTTCCTGTAAAACATGGGTAGTGACCTTCTTTATTATTTTTTTACCTGCAGGCATAGCTGTTTTTGTTTGTTGCCCCGAAAACCCGGGGAATCAAATTTAGGATTTATTTTGATTGACCTATGGAGAAAGCGAGGTTTCCGATTCTAAAATTAGTCGTAGAAACACGCTTTTTTGAGGGAGAAAAAAACAGGCTCAATTACATGAAACAAACTAAGATTTCTCCCTTAAATTTAGTTACTTTGTCATCCACATGAAAAAATTACATTATCTCATATTGACTCTTGTTGTCTTTTCAGTATCATGTTCAACTGATCTGAATGTGTTGGACGATTACAAGGAAACAGCTATTGTTTATGGCCTCCTTAACCAGAGCGACACCGCTCAGTATATCAAGATCAATAAGGCATTTTTGGGCCCGGGAAATGCTCTTGAAATAGCGCAGGTGTTTGATTCCATCAGTTACCGGAATCAACTTACAGTTCAACTCGAGCAGTGGAAGAATGGGAGTAAAATAAACACCTTTACGCTTACTAAAGATTCCTCTATCGCCAAACCGGCCGGCATTTTTTCATCACCAAAGCAAATACTGTATAAAACCAAGGCTGCTCTCGACCAGGCCAGTGAGTACAATCTGATCATCACTAATAATACAACCAATAATGTTATTACGGGTACTACCAGGCTGGTGAATGATTTTACCGTGACAAAACCGTTTTCTTCGAGCCTTAATTTTACAAACACGGTCACTAAATTTAAGATAGAATGGACCAGTTCGCCGAATGGAAAGGTGTATGGAGTGACCCTGCGTTTTCATTACCTGGAAGAGGATAAGGTTTCTTCTGTCGTTACTCCCAAAACATTGGATTGGGTTTTCGGGAATCAAACAACGCTGTCAACACAGGGCGGTGAAGTTATGTTTGTTGAGTTTATGGGTGAAGCTTTTTATCAATACCTACAGAGTAGGATACCGGTTGATAATAATGTAAAGAGGTATTTACCCGGCAGCGGCTCTCATGTTGATCTGATCTTTTCTGTCGGCGCGGAGGATCTGAGTACTTATATCGCGGTTAGCCAACCTTCCACAGGAATTATCCAGGAAAAGCCACAATACACTAATCTAAAAAATGGGTTTGGTTTATTTTCATCGAGGTACACCAAAATCAAAACCGGTTATCAGTTAACCCTCATATCAACCGACTCTCTTTATGGCGGGTTATTTACAAGGAATATATTCTGCGATCCTAACACGCTCAGCCCGTTCCACTGCAATTGATTTCTGTCGTTTTGTCAGTAGTTTTTGCCCTAAAATGGCCTTTTTTGGCACAATTATCTATTTATTGGCTCTAAAATCCTATTGGCATAATCATTGGGTTACAGGAGTAAGAAAATAAATATAAACACTATAAAAATTAAATTGTTATGGGAAAAATTATCGGTATCGACTTAGGAACCACAAACTCTTGCGTTTCAGTAATGGAAGGTAATGAACCGGTGGTTATTGCGAACAGCGAAGGTCACAGAACAACTCCTTCTATTGTTGCGTTTCTTAATGATGGTGAACGTAAAGTCGGAGAGCCGGCCAAACGCCAGGCAATTACAAATCCTGCTAAGACGGTTTATTCAATTAAACGTTTTATGGGACATACTTTTGATGAGGTAACTGAAGAAGTGAAGCGCGTACCTTATAAGGTTGTTAAGGGCGAAAATAATACGCCGCGTGTACAAATTGACGATCGTAAATACACTCCTCAGGAAGTTTCAGCAATGGTGCTTCAGAAGATGAAAAAAACTGCAGAGGATTTTTTGGGTCATGAAGTAACCGAGGCTGTTATTACAGTTCCGGCTTATTTTAACGATTCGCAGCGCCAGGCGACAAAAGAAGCCGGCGAGATAGCAGGATTGAAAGTAAAACGTATCATCAACGAACCTACTGCAGCTGCACTGGCTTATGGACTTGATAAGAAAAGCAAGGACATGAAGATCGTTGTGTTCGACTGTGGTGGAGGTACACATGATGTATCGGTGCTTGAATTGGGTGAAGGTGTGTTCGAAGTAAAATCTACTGATGGTGATACTCACTTGGGTGGTGATGACTTTGACCATAAGATCATAGACTGGTTGGTTGCGGAGTTTAAATCTGAAAACGGACTTGATCTTTCCAAGGATCCAATGGCACTGCAGCGTTTGAAAGAAGCCGCTGAAAAAGCGAAGATCGAATTGTCGAGCTCCGCTTCAACAGAAATTAATTTGCCTTACATCATGCCGGTTGATGGAATACCAAAGCATTTGGTAAAAACATTAACACGCGCGAAGTTTGAGCAATTGGTTGATGACCTGATCAAACGTACAATTAAACCATGCGAATCGGCATTGAAGAACGCTGGCTTAACTATAAATGACATTAACGAAATAATTTTAGTGGGAGGTTCAACACGTATACCTGCCATACAGGAAGCTGTGAAAAAGTTTTTCGGCAAGGAAGCTTCTAAAGGTGTAAACCCGGATGAAGTTGTTGCGATAGGCGCGGCGATCCAGGGTGGTGTACTTACAGGAGAAGTGAAAGATGTGTTGTTACTGGATGTAACCCCGCTTTCATTAGGTATCGAAACAATGGGTGGTGTATTCACCAAACTCATCGAGTCGAACACAACTATACCAAGCAAAAAATCAGAAACGTTCTCTACCGCATCAGATAATCAGCCTTCGGTTGAGATACATGTGCTGCAGGGCGAGCGTCCGATGGCAAGTGCGAACAGGACGATCGGACGATTCCATCTTGATGGAATTCCACCTGCGCCGCGCGGTACGCCGCAAATTGAGGTGACGTTTGACATCGATGCGAATGGTATACTGAGTGTTACAGCGAAAGATAAAGCAACAGGTAAATCGCAGAACATACGTATCGAAGCAAGTTCGGGATTATCGAAAGATGAGATCGAGAAAATGAAAAAAGAAGCGGAGGCAAATGCCGATTCAGATAAAAAGATGAAGGAAGAAATTGAAAAGATCAACCAGGCCGATTCACTGATCTTCCAGACTGAAAAGCAACTGAAAGAATACGGTGATAAACTTTCGGCAGATAAAAAAGATACCATTCAGAAATCGTTGACAGAACTGAAAGCCGCTCACGCAGCTAAAGATCTCGCGAAGATTGACACTGCAATGACTGCTCTTAACGCCGCATGGACCGCTGCGTCTGAAGAGATGTACAAAGCCACACAAGGTGCCGCTCAACCGGGTGCTGATGGAGGTGCTAATGCCGGTCCGGGTGCAGGTGCGCCGGGAGGTAATGGCAAGGATGAATCTGTGACAGATGTGGATTATGAAGAGGTGAAAGACGACAAAAAATAAGGATTTCGCTTGCCTACCGAAGCGGAGCGTAGGTAGGGATGATAAGAAGTAAATATAACTGAATAATGAATGAACTAAGAGCCCGTTAAATTTAGCGGGCTTTTAGTTTGTATTTTCGACAACAAATGAGTGTAAATAATTACAATCGATTACAAATGGACTTGCACCAAGCCGCAAGTTAGCAGAGATTTTAAACAGACAACGGAACATTAAATTATGAAACAGACCGCGTTAATTATCGCATTTTTCTTATTGACACATTTGACTTTTGGGCAGAATGTTCCAAAAAAATATTTTGACCTTATAAAAATTGCAGACTCACTTTACAATTCAAAAGATTTTAAGAAATCGGCAGACAAGTATTCGGAAGCATTTAAAGCTAATAGTTGGAAGGGTTTTTCAAACGACAGGTATAATGCAGCTTGTTCTTGGGCATTGGCATCAGTTCCAGACAGTGCATTTTTCCAACTTGACAGAATTGCTACACTAATGAATTACACAAACTATGGACATATTACGACTGACCCAGACCTAATCTCTTTACACAACGACAACCGATGGAAGTCGTTGCTTGAAAAAATCAAACAGAACAAAGACAAAGCAGAAGCAAATTTGAACAAGCCTTTAGTTGCAATACTTGACAGTATTTATATTGAAGACCAAAAGTATAGACAGCAAATTGATGGAATTGAGAAAAAGTATGGTTGGGAATCAAAAGAAATGAAAGACCATTGGAAAATCATAAACGAAAAGGATTCTATAAATTTAATAAAAGTAAAATCTATACTTGACAAATATGGTTGGTTGGGTGCAGATGTAGTTGGAGGACAAGGAAACTCAACTTTGTTTCTTGTAATCCAACATTCTGACCAAGCAACACAAGAAAAGTATTTACCAATGATGCGAGAAGCTGTAAAAAGTGGTAAAGCACAAGGACGTAGTTTAGCCCTTCTTGAAGACAGGGTTGCTTTAGGACAAGGGAAACGACAAATTTATGGAAGTCAAATTGGTCATGACTCCGCAACACAAATTTATTATGTTTCGCCATTGGAAGACCCTGACAATGTTGACACGAGAAGAGCCGAAGTTGGACTTGGACCTTTATCGGACTACGTAAGTCGTTGGCAAATAAAGTGGGACGTTGAGCAATATAAAAATGACTTACCAAAACCTGAAGAGAAAACAAAACGGAAATAAAAACCTCTGCTACATGGGTTTGGCAAAAGTGGCGGTTCAGTGCTCCGCAGACACATTTATGGTTAATCAAACATTGGTTCTCCGTATCAACATTTGTGGTGAAAATCGCCCCTTCGCCAAGCCCGAAACTGTTAAGCTGCAAATTTGTTTAGTTGAACATACGGTGTCCGCTGGTCGTGTTATTCAACCCGCCCTCTTTGTATTTAGGTGCTTGCATAAGCACCCCATTTCCACTACCTTTGTAATGTAAAAATTTATCAACATGAAAGTATTATTAGACATAAAAGATAGTAAGGCTGCTTTTGTAATGGAGCTGCTTAGAAATTTTTCTTTTGTGAAAGCAGAACCGCTTACATCAGGCAAATCAGAAATATTGAAAGGCATAAAAGAAGCCGTTGAAGAAGTAAAATTGCACAAGCAAGGCAAAATTAAATTGAGGTCGGCTAAAGATTTGATCAATGAGCTTTAGTGTTTAGTGTAAAATATCTTTCTTTAAATTTTCATTATCTTTGAACAAGTCGACATTGAAGCAATGACAGAAGTTTTATTAAATAGAATTACAGTTGATTCTGAGATATGTCATGGTAAACCTATCATTCGTGGCCTGCGCTATCCTGTGGAAACAATGCTGGAGCTTTTGGCATCAGGTATGACAATTGATGAACTGCTGAAGGATTACCCTGACCTTGAAAAGGAAGATTTTTTAGCATGTATTGAATACGCAGCAAAGCTCACACAAATCAAAAGTATTTACAGAATTGCCTCGTGAAATTTATTGTTGACGCACATTTACCCAAATCATTATCAGACATGTTGAAATTAAAGGGGTATGATTCAATTCATACACTTGATCTGCCTGCTAAAAACAGAACAAAGGATAACCAGATTATAAGTGTTTCAACAACAGAAAACCGTATTGTTATAAGCAAGGACAATGATTTTCTCGAATCATTTTTATTATCAGGTCGGCCCTCAAAACTTGTACTCGTAAAAACCGGCAACATTAAAAATGCGGCACTGATAGAAATTTTTAGTGCCCATATGGAGGCTATTTCAAAATTACTCCTTGAGAATTCGCTCATAGAAATTAATAGAACGGAAATTGTAGTTCACGCGTAATTGACCATCACAATGGGTTGTATTCTGTTTCGACCCCAATAGTTTCAAGTAAATTCCTTTATCCCTTTGCCAGTATTGTAAACCCACCAAGAAACCCTAAATTTATCGGGTAATGATGAACCGGGTATTTCTGTTGTTTTTTGTTGTTATGCAGTTCAGGGCATTTTCCCAAACCCATGAGCTGGATTCATTATTGATTGTTCTAAAGTCAGCAAAGGAAGATACCTCAAAAGTAAAAACACTGCAGGCAATTGCTAATTTAAAGAACGATGAGCAAAAATACGCTGAAGCGTTAGCCTATAATATTCCTGCCAGGGATCTTGCGGAGAAATTGAAATTTAAACGGGGAATGGCAAGGGCTTACAGGAGTATAGCTTATTCATACGACTGGATGGCATATACCACAACCGGCGATTATTCGCAAGTGGAGCCCTATTATTTAAAAGCATTAGGTGTATATAAGGAGTTGCGTGACACCAATCAAATGGCCAATGTAATGCTGCAATTGGGATATACGCTCGATTACCAGGCCGATTATTCTTCCGCCAATAATTATTATTTCCAGGCATTACGATTTTATGAAAGCCTTAATGATTCAGATCGCATAACCAGGCTGCTCTTTCTTTTAGGTCAATCGAATAAATTTCAGAACAACTATCCAAAGGCGTTTGAATATTTATTCAGATCAGTAATAGCCGCGAAGCAAGTAAAGGATAAGGCACAAGAGGCTGAATCGTATTTAATAATCGGGAATACACACATGCTTTCCAATAACCTTGATTCGGCTTTATTTTATCTGGATAAAACACTTGAAATGCGTTTGAAGATAGATGAAGTAAAAAATGATCTTGGAGAGATCTATTACAATATGAGTAAGGTTTATTTCAAGAAGCGCGATTATAAACAGGCTCTTGCCCTTGCCAACAAAGCGTTTGATTATTCCGACCTGCAGGAGGATACTTACCAGCAGGCCGAATTGAACGGCCATATTGGCGATTGCTATGCAATGATGAATAACAACAGTACAGCGATTGAATATTACCTGAAGTCAATTAAGATATCACGTATTTCCGGTTCAAAGAATATTACCAATCAGCAATACCTGAACCTTAGCAAGGTGTATGAAAAGATGGGGAAAGTTGAACTTGCGTATGATTATTACAAAAGACACATCGCGCTTAAAGATAGTGTGTTCAATGACAGGAAATCAAAGGAAAGTGAGCGGGCCGAATTACAATATGTATTCGACAAGCAGCAATTGACTCAAAAGGCCGAACAGGAAAAGGCGGATGCCATTGCCGCTGAAAAACTGAATCAACAAAAGCGTATTGCGAATATTTTTATAATAGGGTTTGTTCTCATTATATTTTTCTCGTTCTTTTTATACAGGAGCTATTCGCAAAAGAAAAAGATCCTGGTGA
Coding sequences within:
- a CDS encoding tetratricopeptide repeat protein — protein: MNRVFLLFFVVMQFRAFSQTHELDSLLIVLKSAKEDTSKVKTLQAIANLKNDEQKYAEALAYNIPARDLAEKLKFKRGMARAYRSIAYSYDWMAYTTTGDYSQVEPYYLKALGVYKELRDTNQMANVMLQLGYTLDYQADYSSANNYYFQALRFYESLNDSDRITRLLFLLGQSNKFQNNYPKAFEYLFRSVIAAKQVKDKAQEAESYLIIGNTHMLSNNLDSALFYLDKTLEMRLKIDEVKNDLGEIYYNMSKVYFKKRDYKQALALANKAFDYSDLQEDTYQQAELNGHIGDCYAMMNNNSTAIEYYLKSIKISRISGSKNITNQQYLNLSKVYEKMGKVELAYDYYKRHIALKDSVFNDRKSKESERAELQYVFDKQQLTQKAEQEKADAIAAEKLNQQKRIANIFIIGFVLIIFFSFFLYRSYSQKKKILVIVNSQNIELEEQKERVHLQKALLEEKNKEMTDSINYAKRIQNSVLLEPDAFEGKFKESFLFFKPKDIVSGDFYWLAEYDDFIFYATVDCTGHGVPGGFMSMLGNSFLNQIIVDKKITEPGEILDVLRVKIILALQQKDAKDGMDIVLCRLNKKSNELVYAAANNPLWLMRNDELIEYPADKQPVGLSEGKTIQYRQHVIPLLQGDRIYTFTDGYADQFGGKNGKKFKKTAFKELIKSISQKPMSEQKLIVDKTIETWRAGHEQVDDITVIGVRV
- a CDS encoding DUF5615 family PIN-like protein, encoding MKFIVDAHLPKSLSDMLKLKGYDSIHTLDLPAKNRTKDNQIISVSTTENRIVISKDNDFLESFLLSGRPSKLVLVKTGNIKNAALIEIFSAHMEAISKLLLENSLIEINRTEIVVHA
- a CDS encoding DUF433 domain-containing protein produces the protein MTEVLLNRITVDSEICHGKPIIRGLRYPVETMLELLASGMTIDELLKDYPDLEKEDFLACIEYAAKLTQIKSIYRIAS
- a CDS encoding RNA pseudouridine synthase, whose protein sequence is MSSIKTESPIQVLFEDNHIIAVNKRPSDIVQGDKTGDAPMGDFVKKYLKEKYDKPGDVFLGVTHRIDRPVSGVVLFARTSKALTRLNEMFKTKEIKKTYWAVVKNKPPQESSALVHFLKKNEAKNMSKAYKEETTGTLRCELDYKILFSSDNYHLLEINPHTGRHHQIRVQLSAIGCPIKGDIKYGFNRTNSDASIHLLARAVEFIHPVKKEPVIIIADPPKEALWDYFMGQIKK
- the panB gene encoding 3-methyl-2-oxobutanoate hydroxymethyltransferase, which produces MPAGKKIIKKVTTHVLQEMKQKGEKISMLTAYDYSMAQIIDNAGIDVILVGDSASNVMAGNETTLPITLDQMIYHATSVVRAVDRALIVVDLPFGSYQGNSKEALQSAIRIMKESGAHAVKLEGGQEVKESIERILSAGIPVMGHLGLTPQSIYKFGTYTVRAKEQMEATKLMEDAKILEQTGCFAVVLEKIPAKLAENVASEITIPVIGIGAGGGVDGQVLVLHDMLGINKEFSPRFLRRYADLYGSMTTAVKNYIKDVKTKDFPNKNEQY
- the dnaK gene encoding molecular chaperone DnaK, giving the protein MGKIIGIDLGTTNSCVSVMEGNEPVVIANSEGHRTTPSIVAFLNDGERKVGEPAKRQAITNPAKTVYSIKRFMGHTFDEVTEEVKRVPYKVVKGENNTPRVQIDDRKYTPQEVSAMVLQKMKKTAEDFLGHEVTEAVITVPAYFNDSQRQATKEAGEIAGLKVKRIINEPTAAALAYGLDKKSKDMKIVVFDCGGGTHDVSVLELGEGVFEVKSTDGDTHLGGDDFDHKIIDWLVAEFKSENGLDLSKDPMALQRLKEAAEKAKIELSSSASTEINLPYIMPVDGIPKHLVKTLTRAKFEQLVDDLIKRTIKPCESALKNAGLTINDINEIILVGGSTRIPAIQEAVKKFFGKEASKGVNPDEVVAIGAAIQGGVLTGEVKDVLLLDVTPLSLGIETMGGVFTKLIESNTTIPSKKSETFSTASDNQPSVEIHVLQGERPMASANRTIGRFHLDGIPPAPRGTPQIEVTFDIDANGILSVTAKDKATGKSQNIRIEASSGLSKDEIEKMKKEAEANADSDKKMKEEIEKINQADSLIFQTEKQLKEYGDKLSADKKDTIQKSLTELKAAHAAKDLAKIDTAMTALNAAWTAASEEMYKATQGAAQPGADGGANAGPGAGAPGGNGKDESVTDVDYEEVKDDKK